The stretch of DNA AAAGTTTGATATACTGCTGGTCTTTCACTTCAACGTCGAGAATAGGGGCATATTGTGCCAACAACCCGTACAGCAACGAGAAGAGATAGCGAAGAAGGTCTTCATCACCCATCACCTGTAAGGGTTCTTTTGGGTTCTCTTTTATCTGAAATCTACCCAGTAGCGACAGCAAAGAAAGCGGTCTACAGGTATGCCTTATCTCTTCCAACTGCCTCATAGCCTGCGCACTGAGCAGCATGTAGAGATCTTTGTAATAGTCTACCAATTCGGTCATACCATGCAAATCCTCATCTCTGTCATCAATCAATTGCCGAATACGCGAAGGATAATACATTGTTTCGTGCTTCAAAGCACTTAGACAATTGTCAAGAACACTATTGTTGACATGCAGTTGATCGTTTTCGTTTTCTATCCGATGCAGTTCATCTTCAGCCAGTTCGATGTTCTCCTCTCTATGTTTTTCCAGGTCGACACTTTTCTTGAGCACATCTCTTATCTGATAGACCACGGCATTGAGCGAGCTGAACTGTGTATTTTCCCGATAATATTTATCCATCGATTTGAGAATATGTTCGATAGAATCCAACTTCTTTTGCGACGTATCGGCATTTAAAACAATTTTGTTGATGTCTTTGATTCTTTCTACATAGGCCCGATACATCATAAAATGACGATAGAAAAGTAGATAATAGGCCGGAAAAAGCATGAGAAGAAGGATCACCAGGATGATGATCGTGACAGTCTTGTTGGTTTCCGACTGCTGCATCCTCACCACATATTCTCTTAGGGTACCGTCGGCCGACCGTTCTTTAAACAAGCGTGTATACACCTCGTTGTTGTAGTGATATAAGGCCCATTTGTGCAAGGCCAAGGCCGCAATGGCACTCTCGTTACGAATATCGAGGATGATATTGAAGTTGGTTTCCAAACCGTCGTGCAACCATTGAATCTCTGCAGGTATGCCTACCGACTGCGAATAGGGCACCATCAGAGCCTTACCTCCAGGATGATGCATTTTGTATACTCGATTCAGCACCTCGATACAACTGTCTGCATATAGCAGAGCCTCTTTGTATTGCCCGTTGATATTGGCAAAATAGGCGCGATTGGCAAAGACGTCAGCATTTTTGAGATATTTGCCCGACGGTGTGTTATTCTGAATCTGCTCTTGAATTTTATTCCTGTTTTCCACCTTCTGCTCGGCAACTGCACGCATTGGGAGAAGCAACAGCAAAGCACCCAATCCGTAAATAACACCTTTGGGAAGTCGAAAACTAAAGCAACTGCCCTTTCCCTGTTCACTTTTCACCGAGATCGTGCAACCGCTGAATATATTGCTGATTTTCCGATACTTGTCGATGATGCCCTTACAGTTCATCAAACCGAATCCATGAGACGTCTGTACATCTTGAGAAGTAGAGTTGACCACCTTGCGTTCAAACAGATGTGTCACCTCCTCCTCGCTCATTCCGATGCCATTGTCGGCAATAGAAATCTCCACATATCCGTTTTCGAGGGCCTGTGCACATAAGCGGACGGTTCCGCCCTGAGGAGTAAACTTGCGGGCGTTGTCTGCCAGAGTATTGATCATGAAAAGCGTCAACGTCCGGTCGGCCTTCACCACTTCCTCTGTCGGTTCTACCAGCAGTTGAATCCCTTTAAGGTTGAATCCCATCCGGCCCTTCCACACAATATCGAAGAGCGACTGCAACGCGATGCTTTCTATGTGTAGGTTGAGTTCACCCTGACGCATCTGAATCCAGTGGGTCAGAATATCGTTATAATCTCTTATTTTATCGGTCAGTTCTGCAATGTAAGCATACCGCTCGTTTCGCACCTCCTCTGCTTCCCGAGAGGCGTCTAAACGATGTATTTCGTGCCGCATCCGGTCGATAAAAGGGATGACCGAATTGGCCAACGACACCTTAGCGCGCTGCTCTTCATTCTTTTTCTTGTTCTCGGCCACATGAATTCGCGCCACGTCCTGTTGTTCGTGCAATTCTTCAAAAAGTTCATTCAGCTCTTCGATGTGCTTTGCATTCAGGCTTTCCCATCTTCTCAGCGGTTCCAGCATTTGGTCGGAAGAGAACTTTTTATTCTGTTTGTTTCTCATATAATTGAAAACAAACAATAAGAAAACCACCAAGACAATCATCCCCGCAACAGCGGCGAGCATACTGTTGAGCTGTAAAGAATAGCGGTCGAGCTGTTCTGCCCGTGCCTCCTGTCGCCGGTCTTGCCGTGTTTGCTTTTGTATGTCTAAGTAGGCATTGCGATTTTCATCGCTCCGACTCTTCACATTCATGGCCGAATAGACCAAACTGAGTTGCTCGCAGATAGAAGCCACGAGATCGGGAGCCTTTCTGATGGCCGAGTTTTTATACAGCG from Prevotella sp. oral taxon 475 encodes:
- a CDS encoding DUF5112 domain-containing protein, whose translation is MMIAIGAAVSCLACSERGSEQVDRLNSVSYSYHYRNLDSTRVYAERALKESAYYADGQAEALNNLAFVSIAKMDYGKALRQLTQVQRVTDNQVELLVSDVQLMRLCQRQSHNKDFYNHRERAMRRLNRINEEYDNLSQRLRKRMIYAESELFIVASVYFYYIGLPDKSVKELQNISLKGEIQQDTAQWLSYLYNVGAGSLVTASTKAEIYQHEFEYLFRCYMAALQNNYPYWEANSMQAISEHLNDGQQRRLLAKNNSAAFTILNTDHMPDSLLAGNLAQRSLELFSKYGDVYQTAGAYRTLASCYWNLADYKSALFCLQNALYKNSAIRKAPDLVASICEQLSLVYSAMNVKSRSDENRNAYLDIQKQTRQDRRQEARAEQLDRYSLQLNSMLAAVAGMIVLVVFLLFVFNYMRNKQNKKFSSDQMLEPLRRWESLNAKHIEELNELFEELHEQQDVARIHVAENKKKNEEQRAKVSLANSVIPFIDRMRHEIHRLDASREAEEVRNERYAYIAELTDKIRDYNDILTHWIQMRQGELNLHIESIALQSLFDIVWKGRMGFNLKGIQLLVEPTEEVVKADRTLTLFMINTLADNARKFTPQGGTVRLCAQALENGYVEISIADNGIGMSEEEVTHLFERKVVNSTSQDVQTSHGFGLMNCKGIIDKYRKISNIFSGCTISVKSEQGKGSCFSFRLPKGVIYGLGALLLLLPMRAVAEQKVENRNKIQEQIQNNTPSGKYLKNADVFANRAYFANINGQYKEALLYADSCIEVLNRVYKMHHPGGKALMVPYSQSVGIPAEIQWLHDGLETNFNIILDIRNESAIAALALHKWALYHYNNEVYTRLFKERSADGTLREYVVRMQQSETNKTVTIIILVILLLMLFPAYYLLFYRHFMMYRAYVERIKDINKIVLNADTSQKKLDSIEHILKSMDKYYRENTQFSSLNAVVYQIRDVLKKSVDLEKHREENIELAEDELHRIENENDQLHVNNSVLDNCLSALKHETMYYPSRIRQLIDDRDEDLHGMTELVDYYKDLYMLLSAQAMRQLEEIRHTCRPLSLLSLLGRFQIKENPKEPLQVMGDEDLLRYLFSLLYGLLAQYAPILDVEVKDQQYIKLSMFFPGTVFTDEECRQLFSPTTGNLQFYVCRQIVRDTGEMTSARGCGAFAYNLQGRTRIELTLPKA